The following nucleotide sequence is from Methylocella sp..
CAAGAACCGTGCGGTAGGGATAACCGATCATAGACATGTTGCGTCCCGGCTCGGCGGATCCCCGCGCTTTCAGTTTTTGCGCAGGGCTACAAAGCGCGCGGCTTCCTTCAAAATCGTCGCTTCAGCCCCTTCCGGGAATGAATCCAGGGCCGCGACCGCCTGCGCCGCCAGCCGGTCGCGACGCTCGCGCGCGGCCTCGAGGCCCAACGCCGCCACGAGCGTTGCTTTATTGCGATCTGCGTCCTTGCCGGCCCGCTTGCCAAGCACGGCTTCGTCGGCCTCGACATCGAGAATATCATCGGCGACCTGAAACGCCGCGCCCAAAGCACGGCCATAATTCGACAAGGCGCCCTTGGCTTTGGCGTCTGCTCCGCCAAGGAGCGCGCCGGCAATGACCGAGAAATGCAATAGCGCGCCAGTTTTCATGGACTGCAGTTTGATGACGCTTTCGGCGCTATGCCGGCCTTGCGCGCGCTCAGCCTCGAGGTCCAGCACCTGGCCGCCAATCATGCCGCCGAAACCCGCGGCCCGCGCGAGCGCCAGCACAAGTTCGGCCCGAATCGCCGGGTCTTCATGCGTCAAAGGATCAGCCGAGACATCGAACGCATAGGTGAGCAGCCCATCGCCGACCAGAATCGCGGTAGCCTCGTCGTAAGCCTTATGCGTCGTCGGCCGTCCGCGGCGCAGATCATCATTGTCCAGGGCGGGAAGATCATCGTGTACGAGCGAATAGCAATGGATCATCTCAACGGCAGCCGCGGCGCGGAAAATGCCCTCGCCCTCGCGGCCGAATAGCCGCGCCGTCTCGATCAGAAGGAATGGGCGCAGTCTTTTGCCGCCCCCGAGGGTCGAATATCGCATGGCTTCGAGCAAGCGCGGCGGCCGCGCCGTCTCGCCCGAAAGAGGCGATGCGCTCAGCAAGCGATCAAGAATGGCCTCGGTCGCCTCGGCGACTGTTTTCAAACGGGTCTCGAATTCGGCTCCGGGCGCCCCCTGCGTCATAATCGCATATTCCTTGTCGCTCGACGCGGACGGGCCGAGCGTGATCGTTAAAGTTCAGGCCCGGCTTGCCCGATTGGGCGAGATCGGTCAAGGCTCGCTGATGTCATCGCGCTCCGGCCGAGCTGGTTTCGTCGGCAAACTCCTGCACGCAATTTTCGTCCTTGGCATGGCGCTGGCGTTCGCAGTCGTCGCCCTCATCCTCGTCTATCGCTTCATCAGTCCTGTCTCGACCCTGATGCTGGCGCGCTGGATCAAGGGCGAATCGGTCGAGCGCCTTTATGTTCCGTTGGACAGAATTTCGCCCAATCTG
It contains:
- a CDS encoding polyprenyl synthetase family protein: MTQGAPGAEFETRLKTVAEATEAILDRLLSASPLSGETARPPRLLEAMRYSTLGGGKRLRPFLLIETARLFGREGEGIFRAAAAVEMIHCYSLVHDDLPALDNDDLRRGRPTTHKAYDEATAILVGDGLLTYAFDVSADPLTHEDPAIRAELVLALARAAGFGGMIGGQVLDLEAERAQGRHSAESVIKLQSMKTGALLHFSVIAGALLGGADAKAKGALSNYGRALGAAFQVADDILDVEADEAVLGKRAGKDADRNKATLVAALGLEAARERRDRLAAQAVAALDSFPEGAEATILKEAARFVALRKN